In Fimbriimonadales bacterium, a genomic segment contains:
- a CDS encoding KH domain-containing protein, translating into MDYRPIVEYIVKRLVDEPESVKVTTNIERRVIMIDVRVAPNDVGKIIGKNGRIINCLRHFVSALARRMHQKALVRVVT; encoded by the coding sequence ATGGATTATCGTCCGATTGTCGAATATATCGTGAAACGACTCGTTGATGAACCGGAGTCCGTGAAAGTCACGACCAATATAGAAAGACGTGTGATCATGATCGATGTTCGTGTTGCGCCGAATGATGTCGGAAAAATTATCGGAAAAAACGGTCGCATCATCAATTGCTTGAGGCACTTCGTGAGTGCGTTAGCCCGAAGAATGCATCAAAAAGCCTTGGTTCGAGTGGTAACGTGA
- a CDS encoding glycosyltransferase family 2 protein, which translates to MPKTSIVIVAYNNREDLERCLESLPERKEIIVVDNASNDGTAEMVREYYPYVTLITNEENLGYGTACNQGLDIASGEYALILNADIRAEENAVDVLTDFIYENPKATLCGGMLLHPDGSIQESAANNLTLWAVFCEQLFLEKLFPRSPLFSPYWISKRYLERHKNQPPPLRVAQVMGACMMLRRVHDRFPRFDERYFLYCEDTDLCFRINKSGGEIYYVPAARFQHALGKSSEHRRWLAVRYYNRGKELFFRIHYGRFASTICFLLNRLGSLLRLIAWGIPCLLTLGLHPKFRSKFILWALVLFAKINPYPR; encoded by the coding sequence ATGCCTAAAACATCCATTGTCATCGTCGCTTATAACAATCGTGAAGACTTAGAACGCTGTCTCGAATCACTTCCCGAACGAAAGGAAATCATCGTGGTGGATAATGCATCGAACGATGGCACCGCAGAAATGGTGCGTGAATACTATCCCTATGTAACATTGATTACGAACGAGGAGAATCTCGGCTATGGCACAGCATGCAATCAAGGTCTGGATATCGCAAGCGGTGAATATGCGTTAATTCTCAACGCAGACATTCGAGCCGAAGAAAACGCGGTAGATGTGCTAACCGACTTTATATACGAAAATCCCAAAGCGACGTTATGCGGCGGCATGCTTCTTCATCCTGACGGCTCGATACAAGAATCTGCGGCGAATAATCTAACCCTTTGGGCTGTCTTCTGCGAACAACTCTTTTTGGAAAAACTGTTCCCCCGCTCTCCTTTGTTCTCTCCTTATTGGATTTCGAAAAGATATCTCGAACGACATAAAAATCAACCCCCACCTCTACGCGTTGCGCAGGTAATGGGAGCATGCATGATGTTGCGAAGAGTCCACGACCGTTTTCCGCGCTTCGATGAAAGATATTTTCTTTATTGCGAAGATACCGATCTTTGTTTTCGAATAAATAAAAGCGGAGGAGAAATCTATTACGTTCCTGCGGCAAGATTTCAACATGCCCTCGGCAAAAGTTCGGAACATCGCAGATGGTTGGCAGTTCGTTACTACAATAGAGGAAAAGAACTGTTTTTCAGAATTCATTACGGGAGATTCGCTTCGACGATATGCTTCCTCTTGAATCGTCTGGGAAGTCTTTTGCGATTAATAGCATGGGGAATACCTTGTCTGCTTACTCTCGGATTACACCCGAAATTCCGCTCTAAATTCATTTTGTGGGCACTTGTTCTTTTCGCTAAGATAAACCCTTATCCTCGCTAA
- the alaS gene encoding alanine--tRNA ligase — MNARDLRQKYIEFFVSKGHKEFPSSPLIPIDVTGKLDESLLFTGAGMVQFKPYFRGLVEPPHPRLVTCQNCLRTTDIEETGDPWHLTFFQMLGNFSFGDYFKKEAIEFAWEFLTSEKWLNLDKNRICVTVFEQDDEAYGYWEEIWKKESFDPSEKIHRLGEEKNYWPAGAFSSGPPGPCGPCTEIFYRCAPETELTGDFKTDEAAGRWVEIWNLVFLQFEWKGELKDPTKPHLGYRKLGMDPLPKPGVDTGMGLERTAAVLGAKKSVYEIDTFAPIIRTICERAKYAFGTNEEKDKAVRIIADHLRAASFCVADGITPTNTGRGYVLRRIIRRCVFKGQHTLGMQEPFLAQIFPSVIEALGDSHKELIERKETIVSVLNAEETQFRRTIEQGLRRFWNFVEQFKKEMYQPKRKRASYFNLPGKYVFTLYDTYGFPYELTEELAKQHGFRVNYNEFLKYMEKALQRARAASDSGKVFEAEKAFVVSSENAPSFSRFIGYSTMESKATITRVSPEFDKNGLTTGKFRIALDETPFYAEAGGQVGDTGTIECEDFVFIVHDTQKEADIIWHIGEFSDKTNFRGRSQDEITDKLKKSVLSRQVVAKVDAKRRRNIMRNHTATHLLHAALRKTLGAHVAQSGSLVAPDRLRFDFTHSAPLKPEEIDRIEQIVNEKIAETMPVVVHENVSLQEAKSRGAMMLFGEKYGDKVRMIEIPGFSLELCGGTHVENTAEIGLFKIISESSSASGIRRIEAVTGLGAYEWAKKTEEILEKSASLLKTPPEDLPKAIEKLQAQVRQLQREKEQLIASATTPTETESIPVGPVNLYHVMLKTGGAEAGKLTADRLIERDPRGVAVVGVYDEDKVTLFCKVGSSAQKNGLHAGLLLREIARRAGGGGGGNATFAQAGTKDSQKLSQAMDALVDIVKEQIKTQ, encoded by the coding sequence ATGAACGCAAGAGACTTAAGACAAAAATATATCGAATTCTTCGTGTCGAAAGGACACAAAGAATTCCCGTCTTCGCCTCTTATCCCTATAGACGTCACAGGGAAACTCGATGAAAGTCTTCTCTTCACCGGCGCAGGAATGGTGCAATTCAAACCCTATTTCCGAGGTCTCGTCGAACCTCCGCATCCTCGGCTCGTTACTTGCCAAAACTGCTTGAGAACGACCGACATCGAAGAAACGGGCGACCCATGGCACCTCACCTTCTTTCAAATGCTCGGCAACTTTTCTTTCGGCGATTATTTCAAAAAGGAGGCAATCGAATTCGCATGGGAATTCTTGACATCGGAAAAATGGCTGAATCTCGATAAAAATCGTATTTGCGTTACCGTTTTCGAACAAGACGACGAAGCCTACGGATATTGGGAAGAAATCTGGAAAAAAGAATCCTTCGATCCTTCCGAGAAGATTCATCGCTTGGGAGAAGAAAAAAACTATTGGCCAGCGGGGGCATTTTCCTCTGGCCCACCTGGGCCTTGTGGACCTTGCACAGAAATTTTCTACCGATGCGCTCCTGAAACCGAACTCACAGGAGACTTTAAAACTGACGAAGCGGCAGGACGTTGGGTGGAAATTTGGAATCTCGTCTTTTTACAATTCGAATGGAAGGGAGAGTTGAAAGATCCCACAAAACCACACTTAGGGTATCGGAAACTCGGGATGGATCCGCTTCCAAAGCCGGGCGTGGACACAGGAATGGGTCTCGAACGAACAGCAGCAGTGCTCGGCGCAAAAAAGAGTGTTTATGAAATCGACACATTCGCGCCGATTATACGAACGATTTGCGAACGAGCAAAATACGCATTCGGTACAAACGAAGAAAAAGACAAGGCTGTGCGAATTATTGCCGACCATTTGCGCGCGGCATCGTTTTGCGTAGCCGATGGGATCACACCAACAAATACAGGAAGAGGATACGTTTTGCGAAGAATCATTCGCAGATGCGTATTCAAAGGTCAACACACACTCGGCATGCAAGAACCTTTCTTGGCACAAATCTTCCCTTCCGTAATCGAAGCCTTAGGGGATTCTCATAAAGAACTCATAGAGAGAAAAGAAACGATAGTGAGCGTACTCAACGCCGAGGAAACGCAATTCCGCCGCACCATCGAGCAAGGATTGAGACGCTTCTGGAATTTCGTAGAACAATTCAAAAAGGAGATGTACCAGCCCAAACGAAAACGTGCCTCATATTTTAATCTTCCGGGAAAATACGTCTTTACTCTCTACGATACTTATGGTTTTCCATACGAACTTACGGAAGAACTCGCAAAACAGCATGGCTTTCGCGTAAATTACAACGAGTTTTTGAAGTATATGGAAAAAGCTTTGCAACGCGCTCGCGCTGCTTCCGATAGCGGAAAGGTTTTCGAGGCTGAAAAAGCCTTCGTCGTTTCGTCGGAAAACGCCCCCTCTTTCTCCCGATTTATCGGATATTCTACAATGGAATCGAAGGCGACAATTACGAGAGTCAGTCCAGAGTTCGACAAAAACGGTCTGACTACCGGAAAATTCCGAATTGCGCTCGATGAAACTCCGTTCTATGCAGAAGCGGGGGGGCAAGTCGGCGATACGGGAACCATAGAATGCGAAGATTTCGTATTTATTGTGCACGACACGCAAAAAGAAGCCGACATCATTTGGCATATTGGAGAATTTTCTGACAAAACGAACTTCCGAGGAAGAAGCCAAGACGAAATCACGGATAAACTGAAAAAAAGTGTTTTGTCCCGTCAAGTCGTCGCGAAAGTTGATGCAAAACGCAGACGAAATATTATGCGAAATCACACTGCTACTCACCTTTTGCACGCCGCACTGCGAAAAACCCTCGGTGCGCACGTCGCACAATCAGGAAGCCTCGTCGCTCCGGATCGGCTTCGATTCGACTTCACTCACAGTGCGCCATTAAAACCCGAGGAAATCGATCGAATCGAACAAATAGTCAACGAAAAGATTGCGGAAACGATGCCGGTAGTAGTTCATGAAAATGTTTCGTTACAAGAAGCGAAGAGCCGAGGGGCGATGATGCTTTTCGGAGAGAAGTATGGGGACAAGGTGCGAATGATAGAAATCCCGGGCTTTAGTCTGGAGCTTTGCGGCGGAACGCATGTCGAAAACACAGCGGAGATCGGACTTTTCAAAATTATCAGTGAGAGTTCCAGTGCGAGCGGAATTCGCAGAATCGAAGCCGTAACGGGATTGGGCGCTTACGAGTGGGCGAAGAAAACGGAGGAAATCCTCGAAAAAAGCGCATCCCTTCTGAAAACCCCCCCCGAAGATTTGCCGAAAGCGATCGAAAAATTACAGGCGCAAGTTCGTCAACTGCAAAGAGAAAAGGAACAACTCATCGCTTCGGCTACCACACCGACGGAAACGGAAAGCATCCCTGTGGGACCCGTTAATTTATATCACGTCATGCTAAAAACGGGAGGTGCTGAGGCTGGCAAACTCACAGCAGACCGCCTTATCGAACGCGATCCTCGTGGAGTAGCGGTAGTTGGCGTTTACGATGAAGACAAAGTGACACTTTTTTGTAAGGTCGGCTCCTCCGCGCAGAAAAACGGCTTGCACGCCGGTCTCCTTCTCCGCGAAATCGCAAGGAGAGCCGGAGGTGGTGGCGGGGGAAATGCGACTTTCGCTCAAGCCGGCACGAAAGACTCGCAAAAACTTTCTCAGGCTATGGATGCTCTCGTTGACATCGTCAAAGAACAAATAAAAACACAATAA
- the rplS gene encoding 50S ribosomal protein L19 — protein sequence MSKSAILESVVKDSLKKDLPDIQPGDTVRVHVRVREAGKERVQIFEGTVIAKKHGSIASTITVRKISHDVGVERTFPLHSPMISKIEVLRRGRVRRAKLYYLRKKVGKAARIEEAR from the coding sequence ATGTCGAAATCAGCCATTTTAGAAAGCGTCGTAAAAGATAGTTTGAAGAAAGACCTTCCCGACATCCAGCCGGGAGATACCGTGCGTGTGCACGTCCGTGTCCGTGAAGCCGGAAAAGAAAGGGTGCAGATTTTCGAAGGAACGGTCATAGCCAAGAAGCACGGCTCGATTGCATCTACGATTACCGTCCGGAAAATCAGCCACGATGTAGGAGTCGAGAGGACATTTCCTCTTCATTCTCCGATGATTTCGAAAATCGAGGTTCTTAGACGTGGAAGGGTGAGGCGCGCAAAATTGTATTATTTGCGCAAAAAAGTCGGCAAGGCTGCGCGTATCGAAGAGGCACGTTAA
- a CDS encoding SLBB domain-containing protein yields MRKIAIGLSGFLFFGTIPPPIITVQGEVENPGVYMTSNSTNLRNIIQKSGGLKPDADPKKIEIHTSDGEIKVVDLTKPTPLPTLKPGDVVIVPELDESAYISIEGGVLWRGKMNYSENLTVLRAIQQAKPLDRCDLERVAVTRTNDDGKEEVFVVNLRNVLEGKAKDMPLQPADKVNVPFVKASSLSDRELLTILVIGLLILLLVD; encoded by the coding sequence ATGCGAAAAATTGCTATTGGCTTGTCCGGGTTTTTGTTCTTCGGAACAATTCCTCCACCAATCATTACCGTGCAAGGCGAAGTGGAAAACCCCGGTGTGTATATGACTTCGAACAGCACGAATCTCCGAAACATCATCCAAAAATCCGGCGGTCTTAAACCCGACGCAGACCCGAAAAAAATAGAAATCCACACCAGCGATGGTGAAATAAAGGTCGTAGATCTTACGAAACCAACGCCATTGCCAACACTAAAACCGGGTGATGTCGTGATCGTCCCCGAATTAGACGAAAGTGCTTATATCTCGATTGAAGGCGGCGTGCTTTGGCGAGGAAAAATGAACTATTCCGAAAACCTCACCGTGCTTCGAGCCATTCAACAAGCAAAACCACTCGACCGCTGCGACCTCGAGCGAGTAGCTGTCACACGTACTAACGACGATGGCAAAGAAGAAGTTTTCGTCGTCAATCTGCGCAATGTGCTCGAGGGCAAAGCAAAAGACATGCCCTTACAACCTGCTGATAAGGTGAACGTTCCTTTTGTAAAAGCAAGCTCGCTCTCCGATAGAGAACTGCTCACGATTCTCGTCATCGGTCTTCTGATATTGCTGCTCGTAGACTAA
- the ffh gene encoding signal recognition particle protein: MFDTLTHKITEIFARLGRKGRLSAQDVEDALRELRISLLEADVNLEVARSLISSVREKAVGEEILKTFTASETILKILYEEIVRLLGEEEVRFQWSSKPPTNVLLCGLQGSGKTTTAVKLALWLKKKDKKPLLAACDLQRPAAIHQLQILGESAGIPVYADLQARNAVEVARRALSYAQDHFHDVVIMDTAGRLQIDEPLMQELQAIKDATSPSEILLVADSTTGQEAVNIAREFNNRLDLTGLIFTKLDGDTRGGAVLSIKAITGKPVRFIGTGEQLDSLEPFVGERIAQRILGQGDILTLLEKAREAVDREEIRKIQTLTKTGKFNFEDLLAQFRTIRKMGSLRSIMKLIPGMSSMPSEVMDNLDEKGLKRIEAMILSMTPAERQNPDILSASRKRRIASGSGCTIQELNRLIKQLEEVRKQMKTFTRLQETRAKHKIRR, translated from the coding sequence GTGTTCGACACACTTACTCACAAAATAACGGAAATTTTCGCTCGTCTCGGGCGAAAAGGACGACTCTCTGCGCAAGACGTCGAAGATGCCCTTCGTGAACTTCGAATTTCTCTCCTCGAAGCGGATGTAAATCTCGAAGTCGCACGTTCACTTATCTCGTCGGTACGTGAAAAGGCAGTCGGGGAAGAAATTCTCAAAACCTTCACCGCAAGTGAGACGATCCTCAAAATCCTTTATGAGGAAATCGTACGGCTCCTCGGGGAAGAGGAAGTCCGCTTCCAATGGTCTTCAAAACCCCCCACGAATGTCTTGCTATGTGGTCTGCAAGGCTCAGGAAAAACCACGACGGCAGTCAAACTCGCCCTTTGGCTAAAAAAGAAGGACAAAAAGCCACTTCTCGCAGCATGCGACCTTCAGCGTCCCGCCGCAATTCATCAACTACAAATCTTAGGAGAGTCCGCTGGCATCCCAGTTTATGCCGATTTACAGGCACGAAACGCGGTAGAAGTCGCTCGTCGAGCCCTTTCCTATGCTCAAGACCACTTCCACGATGTCGTAATCATGGACACCGCAGGGCGACTGCAAATAGATGAACCCCTAATGCAGGAACTCCAAGCGATAAAGGATGCCACTTCCCCTTCCGAAATCCTTCTCGTTGCAGATTCCACGACGGGGCAGGAAGCAGTAAACATTGCTAGGGAATTCAATAACCGTCTCGACTTGACCGGGCTAATTTTCACGAAGTTGGATGGCGACACACGAGGAGGAGCTGTTCTCAGCATCAAAGCAATCACAGGCAAACCCGTTCGTTTCATAGGTACGGGGGAGCAACTCGATTCACTCGAACCCTTCGTTGGCGAAAGGATCGCTCAAAGGATATTAGGGCAAGGCGACATTCTAACACTCCTCGAAAAGGCTCGAGAAGCCGTAGACCGGGAAGAAATAAGGAAGATTCAGACTCTAACGAAAACCGGGAAATTCAATTTCGAGGACCTACTCGCTCAGTTCAGAACGATCCGGAAAATGGGCTCTCTTCGCTCCATCATGAAGCTTATACCCGGCATGTCCTCTATGCCGAGCGAGGTAATGGATAACCTGGATGAGAAGGGTCTGAAGCGAATCGAGGCTATGATTCTCAGCATGACCCCCGCCGAAAGGCAAAATCCTGATATACTTAGTGCGTCGCGCAAACGTCGAATTGCCTCTGGCTCGGGTTGTACGATTCAAGAACTCAACCGCTTGATTAAACAACTCGAAGAAGTGCGCAAACAAATGAAAACTTTTACACGCCTACAAGAGACGCGCGCTAAACATAAAATACGAAGATAA
- the trmD gene encoding tRNA (guanosine(37)-N1)-methyltransferase TrmD, with translation MRIDFISLFPDSLLAGLRHGVIERAEKEKLVEFRGINPRDFATDKYRSVDDEPYGGGPGMVLKADVLASALKSILQPNSFVVVTDPNGTLFQHSHAEDLSRKEHIIFVCGHYEGIDERFVEKYANARFSIGDFVVTGGELPAALMANAIARLIPGVLGSPESLCEDAFYDGLLTYPQYTRPEEWEGLKVPEVLLSGDHQAIARWRRRQRLLLTRKYRPDLFARAPLSKNDLELLK, from the coding sequence ATGCGCATAGATTTCATCTCCCTCTTTCCGGACTCCTTACTTGCCGGGCTTCGCCATGGAGTAATCGAAAGAGCCGAAAAGGAAAAACTCGTGGAATTCCGAGGAATCAATCCTCGTGACTTCGCGACGGATAAATATAGGAGCGTAGACGATGAACCCTATGGCGGTGGACCAGGCATGGTACTCAAAGCCGATGTATTAGCGTCAGCCCTAAAATCCATTTTGCAACCAAATTCTTTCGTCGTCGTTACAGACCCCAACGGCACCCTCTTCCAACACTCTCACGCAGAAGATTTGAGTCGCAAGGAGCACATTATCTTCGTCTGCGGGCATTACGAAGGCATAGATGAAAGGTTCGTTGAAAAATACGCAAATGCCCGCTTCAGCATCGGAGACTTCGTCGTAACCGGAGGAGAGTTGCCTGCCGCCCTCATGGCGAATGCGATAGCTCGGCTCATTCCAGGGGTATTGGGTAGCCCGGAATCGCTTTGCGAGGATGCATTTTACGATGGCCTCCTCACTTATCCGCAATACACGCGCCCGGAAGAATGGGAGGGACTCAAAGTCCCCGAGGTACTTTTGAGCGGAGACCATCAGGCTATCGCCAGGTGGCGCAGACGCCAGCGTCTTCTCTTAACTCGAAAATACCGACCGGACCTTTTCGCCCGCGCCCCTCTTTCCAAAAACGATTTAGAACTGCTAAAATAG
- the rpsP gene encoding 30S ribosomal protein S16, with the protein MVRIRLMRFGAKAKPYYRVVVIKSTEQRNGRAIEHIGLYNPLKDPYEFRVDKERVIHWLRAGAQASETIQKLLERESIWQEFQATKTKKPRKKPKVPRKKEAAIA; encoded by the coding sequence GTGGTACGTATTCGTTTGATGAGATTCGGAGCAAAAGCAAAACCATACTACCGTGTCGTGGTCATCAAAAGTACAGAACAGCGCAACGGTAGAGCAATCGAACACATCGGGTTATACAATCCTTTAAAAGACCCGTACGAATTTCGAGTAGACAAAGAACGTGTAATTCATTGGCTTCGCGCGGGAGCACAGGCGAGCGAAACGATTCAAAAACTCTTGGAGCGTGAAAGCATATGGCAAGAGTTCCAAGCAACTAAAACTAAAAAGCCTCGAAAGAAACCGAAAGTGCCGCGCAAAAAAGAAGCCGCAATAGCATAG
- the lepB gene encoding signal peptidase I: protein MLPLAQESIEPSVFERIARSSIETIVLVGLAFTVVRLGIYFYHSKVSPNQRNYFWKVVDWLSDAVVYATIVVFLLVRPYFIQTFRIPTPSMLDTLKINDIIIVNKLAYRIYEPQPGDIVVFKPPARAVRRHGQDENTDYVKRLIGVGGQTIEIRDSVLYRDGKKVEEPYLKDKIFGDFKLVKYNGQLIPIVRTPWMPTNLASAPEYRIPDEDKDRVWTLPAEKIPEGYFLMMGDNRNQSDDGRFWGLIDRKAIVGKAWLRILPLHRFGPVDVRK from the coding sequence ATGCTTCCTCTCGCTCAAGAATCTATCGAACCTTCGGTGTTCGAGCGAATCGCGCGGTCGAGCATCGAAACTATTGTACTGGTCGGATTAGCCTTCACGGTCGTTCGTCTCGGCATTTATTTCTATCATTCGAAAGTCTCTCCCAATCAGCGTAACTATTTCTGGAAAGTCGTAGATTGGCTATCCGATGCAGTAGTTTATGCGACGATTGTCGTCTTCCTTCTCGTCAGACCCTATTTCATACAAACCTTCAGAATCCCCACCCCGTCCATGCTCGACACGCTGAAAATCAACGACATCATTATCGTAAATAAATTAGCGTATCGCATCTATGAACCGCAACCCGGAGACATCGTCGTCTTCAAACCCCCCGCACGCGCTGTGCGGCGACATGGACAAGACGAAAACACGGATTACGTGAAGCGCCTCATCGGAGTGGGGGGGCAAACCATCGAAATACGTGACAGCGTTCTTTATCGAGATGGCAAAAAGGTGGAAGAGCCTTATTTGAAGGATAAAATTTTCGGTGATTTCAAACTCGTGAAATACAACGGACAACTCATTCCGATTGTTCGAACGCCTTGGATGCCCACGAACTTAGCAAGCGCTCCCGAATATCGTATTCCGGATGAAGATAAAGACCGTGTGTGGACACTCCCCGCCGAAAAAATTCCAGAAGGATATTTTTTGATGATGGGGGATAACAGAAATCAATCTGATGACGGACGATTTTGGGGATTGATAGATAGGAAAGCCATCGTAGGCAAAGCCTGGCTCCGCATCCTCCCCCTTCACCGCTTCGGACCTGTAGACGTGAGAAAATAA
- the rimM gene encoding ribosome maturation factor RimM (Essential for efficient processing of 16S rRNA), with amino-acid sequence MISTEKEEKYVAIGKIVGTFGLKGAIKVSPMTDFPERFEVGNRIFIEDKEYKIVRVAWHNKESKKKYTQVRLWLDGIHRVEEAQPLVGKTIFALAEDKPELEENEYLFQDLIGLPVFDEEGKYLGELKNIIHAPAQDIFCVDDLMIPAVKNFIKKIDLKEKKIIVRLIPGMERS; translated from the coding sequence GTGATTTCCACTGAAAAAGAAGAAAAATACGTTGCAATAGGGAAAATCGTTGGCACGTTCGGATTAAAAGGAGCAATTAAGGTCTCGCCGATGACCGATTTCCCCGAACGTTTCGAGGTCGGAAATCGAATCTTCATCGAAGATAAAGAATATAAAATTGTTCGCGTCGCGTGGCACAACAAAGAATCGAAGAAAAAATACACGCAGGTTCGCCTATGGCTCGACGGAATCCATCGAGTCGAAGAAGCACAACCTCTCGTTGGTAAAACTATCTTCGCCTTAGCAGAAGATAAACCCGAGTTAGAAGAAAACGAATATCTCTTTCAAGACTTAATCGGTCTTCCCGTCTTCGACGAAGAGGGAAAGTATTTGGGTGAATTAAAAAATATTATTCACGCGCCTGCACAAGATATTTTTTGCGTTGACGACCTAATGATTCCCGCAGTAAAAAATTTCATCAAGAAAATAGACCTGAAAGAGAAAAAAATCATTGTGCGATTAATTCCTGGGATGGAACGCTCCTAA